A portion of the Longimicrobium sp. genome contains these proteins:
- the dapF gene encoding diaminopimelate epimerase, producing the protein MAEFYKGHGLGNDYIALELDALPFDLTPPAVRLLCNRHTGVGSDGILGRTGSTAADFGLRIFNPDGTEAEKSGNGLRIFAAYLLERGEASVGVPFSVETPGGIVEMTVVGAMGGGVLMVEAEMGTASFRSTDVGLAGDEREVDNEALELEAGDAVLINTVSIGNPHCVVFMDELDVEDLRRRAPQISAHPAFARGTNVQFAVPVEPGAVEAWVWERGAGETRASGSSACAVAAAAVRRGMVTERSVEVRMPGGSLHVDVRDDFSLLLRGPVEGVYRGTLGEGMVARLRELSWG; encoded by the coding sequence ATGGCGGAGTTCTACAAGGGCCACGGGCTCGGCAACGACTACATCGCGCTGGAGCTGGACGCGCTCCCGTTCGACCTCACCCCGCCCGCCGTGCGCCTGCTGTGCAACCGGCACACCGGCGTCGGCTCCGATGGCATACTGGGGCGCACCGGGTCGACGGCGGCGGACTTCGGGCTGCGCATCTTCAACCCGGACGGCACGGAGGCGGAAAAGAGCGGCAACGGGCTGCGCATCTTCGCCGCGTACCTGCTGGAGCGCGGCGAGGCCAGCGTCGGCGTGCCGTTCAGCGTCGAAACGCCCGGCGGCATCGTGGAGATGACCGTCGTCGGCGCGATGGGCGGCGGGGTGCTGATGGTGGAGGCGGAGATGGGGACAGCATCGTTCCGCAGCACCGACGTGGGACTCGCCGGCGACGAGCGCGAGGTGGACAACGAGGCGCTGGAGCTGGAGGCTGGCGACGCGGTGCTCATCAACACCGTCTCCATCGGCAACCCGCACTGCGTCGTCTTCATGGACGAGCTGGACGTGGAGGACCTGCGCCGCCGCGCCCCGCAGATCTCCGCTCATCCGGCGTTCGCACGTGGCACCAACGTGCAGTTCGCCGTCCCCGTAGAGCCGGGCGCGGTGGAGGCGTGGGTCTGGGAGCGCGGGGCGGGGGAGACGCGCGCATCCGGCTCCAGCGCCTGCGCCGTCGCGGCCGCCGCCGTGAGACGCGGGATGGTGACGGAGCGCAGCGTGGAGGTGCGGATGCCCGGCGGATCGTTGCACGTGGACGTGCGCGACGACTTCTCGCTGCTGCTGCGCGGTCCGGTGGAGGGCGTGTACCGCGGCACGCTGGGCGAGGGGATGGTGGCGCGCCTGCGGGAGCTGTCATGGGGCTAG
- the hisH gene encoding imidazole glycerol phosphate synthase subunit HisH: MKPSIVLLDYGAGNLRSVAKAFEHEGAEVTLTSDPAVARGAERLVLPGQGHFGQCMTRLEESGLGDAVREFIGTERPFLGICVGMQLIYDASEEAPGISGLGLIPGTVKRLRTDLPLPHVGWNSVEFVRTAESDPVLEGVAGPKARYFYHVHSYGVLEADGEHVLGRCTYDDAFASIVRRDNVWGIQFHPEKSQEDGLRILGNFARL; the protein is encoded by the coding sequence GTGAAGCCGTCCATCGTCCTGCTGGACTACGGGGCGGGGAACCTGCGCTCCGTGGCCAAGGCGTTCGAGCACGAGGGCGCGGAGGTCACGCTGACCTCCGACCCCGCCGTGGCGCGTGGCGCGGAGCGGCTGGTCCTTCCCGGCCAGGGGCACTTCGGGCAGTGCATGACGCGGCTGGAGGAGAGCGGCCTGGGCGACGCGGTGCGCGAGTTCATCGGCACCGAGCGCCCCTTCCTTGGCATCTGCGTGGGGATGCAGCTCATCTACGACGCCAGCGAGGAGGCACCCGGCATCTCTGGCCTCGGCCTGATCCCGGGCACGGTGAAGCGCCTGCGCACCGACCTCCCGCTGCCGCACGTCGGCTGGAACTCGGTCGAGTTCGTGCGCACCGCGGAGAGCGATCCGGTGCTGGAGGGCGTCGCGGGCCCGAAGGCGCGCTACTTCTACCACGTCCACTCCTACGGCGTGCTGGAAGCCGACGGCGAGCACGTCCTCGGCCGCTGCACCTACGACGACGCCTTCGCATCCATCGTGCGGCGCGACAACGTGTGGGGCATCCAGTTCCATCCCGAAAAGAGCCAGGAGGACGGCCTGCGCATCCTGGGCAACTTCGCACGGCTGTGA